The DNA window acCCTGAAGGCTTtctccatcacagaaataaattaaattgtaatatatattaaaacagaaaactttttattttattttaataatatttcacaatattaatgattttactgtatttttactcaaatgaaCGCAGCCctggtaagcataaaagacttccaaaaacatatataaactaaACACAAGACTTTGGATCCTGATGGAACAGTAGCATTAACATATCCTTGTACCCAACTGTCAACAAGAAGAGTTATTAGTCACTGTgtacataccatgtagttttgaTAAGCGTGGTCAAACATTTCCAGCACTTGGTTCCTGAGAAGCAAAGGCATTTCTtgagtaaaaaaacaacatttttttaaaatcatatagcAAGCAATTCATAATTTCATGTGTCCTCACATAGACCCATACCTCAGTTTATTCTTCTCATCTCTACTCATGGCCTCGGACAACCTGCTGGAGGTTCCCAtaaaaaacagcagcaaaaaaGCAGGCAACATTGTTGCAGAATGAAGCATCCACATGGCTCGAATCCACTGGTTTCACAATGGACTTCAAGCAGATGAAAACACCTTACGCAGGTGTCTGAGTCGACTCTTTCCGGTCTTAGATGTGTTTATTTAGCACCAAGTTAGAGTTCTTCCACCTCTGGtccatcatttttaaatttaatgtcaaaaaatataaCGCAGAGCAGATTAAGTAACACCCACAGCATTTGAATACATTCACTGTTCCAGCTCAAAAACTTTACAGTTCCTGTTCTTATCTAATCGTCTCACTTGGATGAATGCAGCTCAGGTGCATTTCTGAGATGCTTCTAGTGTCTGCTACGAATTAACTAAGGAAGAACGGATCAAGTCTAATTTTCCTCAGAGGAACGCACACGTCCTGTCGTTAGTGTTACTCAGCCAGCTGTTGTTGTCTCACCTGCCTGTCACCTTGATAACACGTTGGCACCCATGTGACACGTCTGCATGCTACTCTCATCacctttaaaacaacaacaaaactacatcACTCTAGATCCCCAGCAGAGACAGGCTCAAGAGGAGCTCCAGATGGGGCTATGGAAAAAGATGCTTCGTTTCTAATAGCAACCATCTCCATGGGTGACACGATCATCAGTTTACATCCGCAGAAAGGACAGAAAGAATCGTATTGATCCTACTAGAACTGACAGCAATTAGTTAGATAGTATGCGGGTCCCAATCCCATCTTCGTGGTAATGAAAACAAGTTTAAACCTTGAAGAAAATGATGCGgcgttttcataaaataaaatatgcagcaattttttgttgttgttgggatTGTCAAGAtgatatgctgaaaaaaaaagagattccgTAACCCGTCTCGCTTTGTTGTTTAGCTCGCCGACTAACCCGTAGATGACAGTTCGGTACTAACGTTACTGCATATATGTTATTGAGGGAGAAACGCTGCTGTAACTAGcggaaagacatttttaaatctgTTCTTCGATCATCCATGAGTGATTAGAAAGTCCATTCAGCTCCCCGATTCcgataaatacaaaatattctgttttaaaaGTGATTTGATAGCAGGTATAATAGAAAGGCCAGAGGTCTATCTCTCACAATCGCCGAGTGTATCATCACCCGTCTTACGCCTTATCATAGGAGGACGGCAACATCCGCATCCGGGTAGCGCCGAGTACACGCCCCGTTTACGGTGTAGtgcaaaaactacatttcccatcatgcctTGAAAATCAATCcggaaatattactaaaatattaacgTTTTTTTGTTATACCTTACTAAAAGTACACTTCATATGTCTGCCTTGAATTcctttcataattatttttttttgtgtgtgtgtttgagaaaatttgtatttttttgtaaatatttttaaataaatatataaataaaaatatctatgcGTTATATACATTCTTCAGTGTGATCGTGTGATAATGTCCTTAATAATttgacaacattttattttaattttttttttagaaaaattagtTCTGTTTGTACGTAATATGTGAAATCTGATTAACATatcccagcacacacacacacaaataatcaagtgtgataaaatacaaaacaaccgtATAGAAACAGTGAAATAGTAGAATCTCAGTATAGagtaaaaacatgtaaatctAAATGTGTTACAGTATTACAATAGTTACAATATTAATAACATACTAATATTTTCTGTTATGCATCTTACAAAGATTGCACTTTATATAAGTGTCTGCTTTACATGTCATTCtttaattattgtaatacaaTTGTTAATACATTTAGTTTACTAGATATGTACGCGGTTAGAAACGGACTTTGTCCAAATTACATCTCTTATTACTCCAGCCGCAATGTCCTTCTGACATGATACATATTTTATTACTAGGACGCGAATTTTGTTTGTGAACTACAGAATAATGTCACCTAACTAGGCGAGAGCATGAAACTGcgtattttaagaaatattttattcgATTAATTCAATAAGAAATTAGAGAATTCAAACCCAGCACACTgtatgtagcctattcattacaACACATTTCTTAATACAATGCATACGGGTCCACTAAATAAAGTAACTGCCTGGTTTCTCACGTATTATACTTTTCAAGATGTAGCACTAGCAACCATATACTGTATGAAAACAACAGGTAGCGACAAGTTTGCGCGCGCTTCCTAATAAGCATGCCTCACATGATTGTCTCGTGCAGTGACGTGACTTGCACGCACAGTACGACGGTCAGTGCAGTGAttgtcagaaaaagaaagaaaaaaaaaggtgcagtGGCTGTCAGGTGATTAACTTTACTGCCAGAGCTCATTAAACACTTTTAGCAAACGAGAGAGAAGGTAAGCGACTGTCTtgtatttaatgaatgaattaagatGTAATTGCTCGGGCTTTAGTGTAATTGACGTTttctcagtgttgttgttgttgtgtatgcAGAGATGTCTCGAAGCATAAAAAAGCTCACTGGGCTCGTGGCAGCTACATTCACACCACTCACTGCAGAAGGGTGAAATATGTCATTCCTCAATAAAAGTGTTACTGAAACATACGCCTTGTATCCAGTGATCTGGCCATTGATTTGTTCTTCATCTTTGCTGCTTTTAGGGAGATCAATCTCTCTGTAATTGGACCATACATTGATTACCTAATAGAGAAGCAGAATGTCAAGAGTGTGTTCAGTAAGTCAAACCTATTCATTTCATCAAAGGTTTTGGGGAATAAGGCAGCTTGTTTTTCTCATTGCTATTATTTGGAATCTAAACTTATTTGTTATCTAAACTTTTTGGTAGTTAATGGCACAACAGGTGAGGGCTGTTCTCTAACCGTGGACGAAAGGAAGCAGCTTGCTGCAGCGTGGTGCCAACATGGAAAGGACAAGTGAGTTATCTCATATTTATAGTGTTTATTCAGCTATTGGAGAATGGGCAATGGCTACAACGCCTGTATAATGGGACAAGGGTTGTAAAACTAACAATGTTTTTGACAAAATGTtaacagaaaaacacaagaagtgaatgggagagtaccacagatgtattttttgcattcccatttgctcagatagccaaaaataataataataataataataattccaagatagtgttttcatgactttcaaaaaaaggaaaaaattgagAGAGACTGATATCGACAGTCAGAAGAGATGTCAAATTTACCGTCCCTCCCATAGACGCGGCATAagaaacaccctcgcattagTGTTAActagttttttgtaatttgatgcaaaggtgatatagtacaaagaatagtgttataaatgtacatacatttaaaatgacaaaaaaaaacaaatatgaaaaactatCGAGGATTTATCATCAcagtcttttaattttaattctattaaaatgtcttttccaacACAGAATGTTATTTATCCGTATATTTCTTGTGAATCAGCTTCTTGACTGTGGTGTTGCTAGCCGTTCAGCTGCATATGTGGTGGAAATGTTAATGATGTTTGAGGAAAAAAGCAAGTTTATTTTCTGAAAGTCCCCAAAGTCTTTTCTAAAAGGCTCAAAGTGTCCATAGTTGACAAAACACCGCAATACATACCTTCATTATTTTTCCCCCCTCATaaaattactgtgtgtgtgttcaggcttGAGCAAGTGATTGTTCATGTTGGCTGCATGAGTATAAAAGACTCTCAAGAACTGGTGAGCACACTGCTTCACAACcccttttattcagcattttcctGCATATACCACTTTTATTAATACACATCTCCATTTTCGTAACAGCAGCCCAACAAACACTTTTCATCTCATTTATTGCTTATCCATTCGTGTTTCAGCATGTGCAGATAAAACGCTAGTTCCCTTCTCGTGACTTTAAAAATGCTGAATGTATGTTTTTTACTTTCCCTCAGGCTCAGCATGCTGCCAGTATAGGGGCCGATGGCATAGCAGTAATCTCTCCTTCATATTTCAAACCCGTTAATGCAGGTTTTAACCCCGTTTTCTAAACactgcataattattttttttgtaaaaggtaTTTCCAACTGTGCTTTTAATTGCTCTTCCTCTTTTCACAGATGCATTGAGGTTGTTTATAAAGGAAGTGAGCACCTTTGCTCCAGATCTTCCGATGTATTATTATCATATTCCAAGCATGACTGGTGTTGCATGTAAGTGCAGCTCCTACACGTCATCATTACTGGCAGTCAAAACACTGACGACTTTGTAAATTCTTTGCATAGTACAGAATGAGTCATATTCCCATGTGAGAGATTGACTTTTAGTTCCTCCTGTAGTCCAGTCTctgtttttcctttattttttcagTCGATGCGGCTGATGTGCTAAATGGGATAGAGCAGGTGATCCCCTCATTTCAGGGAGTGAAATACACTGGGACAGACCTGAGGGATCTCGGGCAGTGTGTCTGTTACAGTCAGTCCCATAACTGGTCCGTCCTGTTCGGAGTAGATGAGGTATGAAATCCCCTTACTTGTTCATCTAGTGCATTATTCCTGATAGactaagtaaggaataattgaatccgggccgttgaattattagaaaaataatgcacacccgagcgGAGTGGCcgttacacctcgggtgtgcTTGTGTggattaggctacctctgtgcgtccctcaacagtgttctgcagcagcgtctctacacCTCgttgttattacctcgctagtgagaaatgttgtgtatttactttcagaaaatcgtctgtcatgttattgtttttgttagtcctataatttctgttattacagtttcactatgcgaagtgatatggaactgtaatgcggtcaatagagctgcctggaactacgttcccCGTGCGTTtaccagaaaataattgcacacctcagaatgttcgtcagccaatcagattcaaacaTTCAACGGCCCCATACTATAACACTGAAATAatttgtggttttaattttatatacttaGCTTGACACTTTGTTTCGCAGCAACTCTTGGGAGCTTTGGTATTAGGTGTTCATGGAGCAGTTGGGAGGTAAGTGCCAACATCACGCCATCCTATAACAATTTTTCTGGCCTCAGTTGACACGAATTCATGACCATTCACTGTTTTTCCTGCTGTGGTGTCAATCTGGTTCTTGCATTCTGTCATTCAGTGTCTCCTGTGGCTAATTTACTGATTTGCTTATTGGCATTAGTGTAACCTCAGTTTTGTATTCCATTATtagtttaaaggaataattcaccataTGTGTATAATACATATGTTAGATATAATGGTTATGGTTTGACAATAGATTACAGCAAAACCAGTACCTGCTCGACACATTTGTAGCTTAAAAACTTCAGTTCTACATAATGCTTTGCTGAAGATCATGCAAcactctctctgttctctgcagCACATATAACTACCTCGGATGCATCGTGAACAAGATGCTTGTTGCTTTTGATAATGGCAACCACATGCAGACCAGAGCCCTGCAGGTACAGTACATCCTTCATCCCATGTTACATGTGTAATTCTCATTTAGTGGTGCTTTTGGACTTTATTTTATCAGcatgatttcatgtttaatgacttaatattattttaactaCAGAAATTAACACTTTGCTTTTCTGTTTACAGTTTGAATTTATGGAAGTTATCACATTTGCTAAGAACCTTGGTGAGTTGATTGTTTTCCACACACATTACCTTTCAAATGTTTGGATTTCTTTACtgttttatgcttaccaaggctacatttatttgattaaaataaaataaaaatagtaatattgtgaaatattattataatttaaaataactgttctatattaatatatttttttaaatgaagttcattcctgtgatggtaaagctgaattttcggtgtcaatactccagtcttcagtgtcacatgatcctacaaatcattgcaatatgcaatttgctgctcaagaaacatttctttttattatcagtgttgaaatgttgccacttaatatttatgtggaaagagTGGttaattttttaggattctttgatgaatagaaagttaaagaaaacaacattttttaaagtggGAATATTTTGTAAGatgataaatatctttactgtcatttaaaccagtttaatgcatccttgctaaattaaaaaaaaaatacatttgaacagTGTCGGTAAGACTTGTTTTTGGTGGTGTTGTGCATATTATTGCAAGGAAGTTTTCATCATTATTTATGCTCTGCAGGTTTTGATGTGTCCGTGAATAAGCAGGTGATGAGTGAAGTGTCAGGGTTAGCAATGGGTCCCCCTCGACTTCCGCTGCTGCCATGTCCTGTCTCAAAGGCCCAGGCTATAGCACTGAAAATCAAGGACTTCTCTCAGGgacattaaaatgaaagaaattttaTTGAACCTACCAGGAACtccaaacaaatcatttttgttagCAAGCTGTAAACtgtaccacatttttttttacactacagtATACTGATCTACTttatattgcatgttttttttttgtgtgtttttttttttttatttcattctttatacttgcttttataaatgtttaggggaagtcgtggcctaatgtttagagagtttgactcctaaccctaaggttgtgggtttgagtctcgggccggcaatacaatgactgaggtgtccttgagcaaggcactgaacccccaactgctccccgggcaccgcagcataaatggctgcccactgctccgggtgtgtgttcactgctgtgtttgtgcactttggatgggttaaatgcagagcacaaattctgagtatgggtcaccatacttggctgtatatcacgtcactttcaatcactttttattattattttttatttttaacaagtttAAAGTCCTTagcattttgttttctgtaactaataacattaaaatgaaactaGAAATTTCAGTGGACCTACTTGAATTACCCAACAGAGTTACAAATAATCCTCAGCGTTACTGATTTATTTACACCAGGATATACTGGATCTTGTATATCTAAATGCTTTATGAGTTTTGCATGATTTGTTTGTTCTTGTCTTATGCTTACATGTGTTAAAAAGCATACACATATGAAgtaatttctgttgtttttattctttaatactATTAATTAGCCTCTTTTAGCTGATCTTGATGTAACTGTTAAGTATCTGGGCTGCTGAGGCAGTGGTTGCAGGACCACCCTTGAGTAAGACACTCACAAAAGCATTTCTATGTGACAAATGGCATTACTCACAGCAAGAGTACTGTAAGTAATTCTGGATAAAAATTATCTTCTCTGTGACGTACCACATATTTTAGTTCTACTTTCAAACAGAATAAGTTCTTTTCATATTCTATTCAAATGTGAATGCTGAAAATCACATGAACCACACTGTTTTAATATGAGTTTTTCATGTTTGCAGAATACTGggggacattttttttatgttgaaatggaatgaatacaaattattaaTCATAGTTGAATGCAAGATATTGCTTTGAGATTCTTATTCTGCCTCATAATAACCTGAAATCAAACCACTTTAATTtgaaaatttctattttaatatctgtttagtcagtaatgatttttttttattattattattattgtttggaattactttattttctttggccgtttaatttttcttttttaattgggTTGCTAGAAAGCCCTAGAACAGgtgtgtccagtcctgctcctgaagGGCTACTGCCTTGTAGAGTTCAGCTTCAACCCCAGCTAAACatacttgaaccagctaatcaacaTCTTACTAGTTTTTTAGAAACATCCAGGCAGGTGTTCTGAGGCAAGCTGGAGCTCAGCTCTGCAGGACCGGGTTTGGACACCGCTGACCTAGGAGCTCCCACTGATTTCATTTTACCTCACTCACTGAATGCTTCCTAATTTCTGCTTGATGAAGCGATAGAATGTATCTCTCTGTCCGTCTGATTAATCCAGGTGTCATAATGCTGTTATGTCACTGGTGTTGCCCATTATTATCTGACTTCCTGTTCAAGCCTGTGGTGGAAATCTGGCAGAATGACGTTGAGcaaattaaaccttttaagtGGATGAAATGTTCCTGCCTCCATTaccttttagtttaatttaataatctcACTTAAACAGTCATTCTGGTTTTTCAACCTGTTTGTATGAAAAACGGTGTAGAAATTGTATGGTTCATGTTTCACTACTGTCTCAGCAGGACATATTGTCCGAGACTGCACTATGATCACCTAATCAGTGTTTACTGCTGACTGAAATGTGCAGTGTTTGCAGGTACATGACCATTCATTCATCAGCGGCAGCAGCAGGAACAACAGTCAAATTTCCTTCCAGTGAGAATACAAGTAAAAAGAACTAAACCGTGTCTGAAAAAAGACATTTCAGCTCTTTAAAATTCAGGTCATGACCATGTTTCCTGTAGGAAATGCTGCCTGACTACAAATTAGAGACTGTTTTACTTTAACTGGACACATATTGTGGATACcctttgaattatttttgcaacATCTCATGTTGTGATCAATAAAGGGTTTTTCTTTTTGATCCTTGGAGACTGTCTGGTACAGAAATGTCTCTAGTCCTTTATTCCCGGGTCTCTGTCCAAAAGACAGAGTTATGGTTATTCCATATGAGAAATGCTGCCATCTAGTGTCTGCTGAGTGCACCTGCGGTAAAAACGCCAGACTTTAAGTTAAAGGGTAACTGATTTGATCTTCGAGTGGGGTCAGAAATCATAAAGACCATAGTTTTTAAATAGTATTGAAGCTTTAATGAAAATTTAAGCTTAGGCGCTGTGTGATTTTGTGGGGCTGGCACACAACATAAGCACACCCATCACTTTGGATTACTTTTTTTGGAGTTGTTTTATGTCCAGAAACGTATGTAAcgttacatatattttaaaagtaaattatttatatgtaaacttGAATAAATATTCCATTATGGACGAATAATGGGTTGACTGACAGCAAGATATCTACTCTTTGTTAGAGGTAGATTGGTGAAAACAACTGTCCCTGGTAAAATATCGAATAAATGACTCAAAACtgaataattaacattaacttttGTCCTTCAACGTCAGTCTCTAACAAAATCTAATCCCTTTTCACATAAGGAACCAATGCTAGTGGTTTTAAAGAGTAAAACCCCGCGGGACAATAATACAGCGACGCCAAACAGTCACGTATTTCCGGCCAGCTCAGCGTACGGAGGAGTGTTGTGAAGCTGCAATCCAGATACAGACATTTGTACAGCTGTTAACCGCTCCACGTACACTTGCTGTGTGAAAATCTGACATTACAGCGAAATGGTGCTGCTGACAATAATCGCGCGGCTGGCGGACGGACTGCCGCTGGCGGCTTCAATGCAGGAGGACGAGCAGGTACGAGCTCactgatctctgtgtgttttatcatttatACTAGGCCTGTGTGTGCGTTAAATGGAACAAGTCAAAGAGCAATATCTTGAAATCCTGACGTTTACTTCTAAAAGTGTCTAGTTATCGGGGTTTGTAATCCACAACATCAGAGAACTGTTTTAATCTGGCCTTTATTAGCTCAGATTGCTATAATTAGACATCTGTTGGCGTGTTcgcattcatttgaaatactttattTGGGATATAACAGTGTAGTAAATCTTGAGATATTATTCTTGCTTCTATCTCGTTTATTTCTCGGTTTGAAAGATGTAATTGgtcacatagagagagagagacttcatTAGATGTATTCGCTTAATTTTGATCAGTTACAGCGCCCTCTTCTGTCATGCCACACCATTTGTCTTCCCTCCATACTGTCAGttacatcataaaaaaattaagattggCCTGTGCAAAatatcgaatgcgattttcatgcgcatctcatcagtaaagacgctcctgtaattagtagtatatttccagcacgtgcgttaagatcagggttgccaggttttcacaacaaatcctgctcagttgcttctcaaaacaaGCCCAATCGCGTTTCTAGCAGGTCCCCCAATAAAAATTGCAttccggggttaaaatatacgtttttttggcagggttggcttggtaaaattcgcattttaggggctaaatatcacgttattggtattggggtcgcttcatgaaaaacaaccgcagacttggcaacactggttcaggtggagaggcgtttactacacagagccgtagtccaccgacaagcaacacaaaatcgctttcaaaatcgaaaAAGAATCGCCTgagattttaaaatcgattttgtgtagactgtcagtgaattacggctctgtttagtaaatgccaaccagtgttgccaagtctgcggttgtttttcatgttcgcgggttgaagcgacccgaataccaataacgtgatatttagcccctaaaatgtgaatattaccaagggaaccctgccaaaaacgtgtatttttatcgcccggaacgaaacgcgattggactagttttgagaagcaattgggcaggttttgttttgtaaacctgacaatcctgatctgaacgcacgtgctggagatatactactaatcacaggagcgcctttactgaggagatgcgcatgaaaatcgcatttgattttttgcacagccctaatttaagagctgttttacattttttccctGTAGTTTCCAGGTATATCATAACTTACTTGTAATAAAatttgt is part of the Cyprinus carpio isolate SPL01 chromosome A8, ASM1834038v1, whole genome shotgun sequence genome and encodes:
- the npl gene encoding N-acetylneuraminate lyase isoform X2, with translation MSRVCSVINGTTGEGCSLTVDERKQLAAAWCQHGKDKLEQVIVHVGCMSIKDSQELAQHAASIGADGIAVISPSYFKPVNADALRLFIKEVSTFAPDLPMYYYHIPSMTGVAFDAADVLNGIEQVIPSFQGVKYTGTDLRDLGQCVCYSQSHNWSVLFGVDEQLLGALVLGVHGAVGSTYNYLGCIVNKMLVAFDNGNHMQTRALQFEFMEVITFAKNLGFDVSVNKQVMSEVSGLAMGPPRLPLLPCPVSKAQAIALKIKDFSQGH
- the npl gene encoding N-acetylneuraminate lyase isoform X1; the protein is MSRSIKKLTGLVAATFTPLTAEGEINLSVIGPYIDYLIEKQNVKSVFINGTTGEGCSLTVDERKQLAAAWCQHGKDKLEQVIVHVGCMSIKDSQELAQHAASIGADGIAVISPSYFKPVNADALRLFIKEVSTFAPDLPMYYYHIPSMTGVAFDAADVLNGIEQVIPSFQGVKYTGTDLRDLGQCVCYSQSHNWSVLFGVDEQLLGALVLGVHGAVGSTYNYLGCIVNKMLVAFDNGNHMQTRALQFEFMEVITFAKNLGFDVSVNKQVMSEVSGLAMGPPRLPLLPCPVSKAQAIALKIKDFSQGH